A single genomic interval of Rosistilla ulvae harbors:
- a CDS encoding MerR family transcriptional regulator, with product MTEKLNDYLMTAEAAEFLGVSQNTLRTWAKLGKVPVQVNPANGYRLFRRKDLQKFLDSVAKPVSRKAN from the coding sequence ATGACTGAAAAATTGAATGACTATTTGATGACGGCAGAGGCGGCAGAATTCTTAGGCGTTTCGCAGAATACGCTGCGAACGTGGGCCAAGCTGGGGAAGGTCCCGGTGCAGGTCAATCCGGCGAATGGATACCGGCTGTTTCGACGGAAGGACCTGCAGAAGTTCCTCGACTCGGTGGCGAAACCGGTGTCGCGGAAAGCGAATTGA
- a CDS encoding DUF5655 domain-containing protein, whose translation MSDIKLFRTNGSGVTLLEGQSVALEKSLQTLIEKHLDVFLGIRFLASEHSTGKTHGGRIDTLGIDENGCPCIIEYKRASNENVINQGLFYLDWLLDHKGEFELLVLKTLGQEAASTIEWSSPRLLCIAGDFTKYDGHAVKQMNRNIELLRYLRFGEEFLLLELVNAVQATSPVDVDPIVVVGKTKTKQKDKTVTEQLGDASPDLIDLYEALKATCLGFGDDVQVKTLKLYVAFKRLKNFVSVEVRAGAGSLICYIKVNPDSIDLQEGFTRDVRNIGHWGTGDLEVTIRSHADLEKALPLMQASYEGS comes from the coding sequence GTGAGCGACATCAAACTGTTTCGCACCAATGGCAGCGGTGTCACCTTGCTTGAGGGGCAATCTGTTGCACTGGAAAAGTCCCTGCAAACGCTGATCGAGAAGCACCTCGATGTATTCCTTGGCATTCGGTTTCTCGCCAGCGAGCACTCCACCGGTAAGACGCACGGTGGCAGGATCGACACACTGGGAATTGATGAAAACGGCTGCCCATGCATCATCGAATACAAACGAGCTAGCAATGAAAACGTGATCAATCAGGGGCTGTTCTACCTCGATTGGTTGCTTGATCACAAAGGCGAGTTTGAGTTGCTCGTTCTTAAAACCCTGGGCCAGGAAGCAGCAAGCACAATCGAATGGTCCAGCCCTCGGCTCTTGTGCATTGCAGGTGACTTCACAAAGTACGATGGTCACGCCGTTAAGCAAATGAATCGAAACATCGAGCTGCTTCGATACCTGCGATTCGGTGAAGAGTTTTTGCTGCTAGAGCTGGTAAACGCGGTTCAGGCGACTTCCCCTGTCGATGTCGATCCAATTGTTGTCGTTGGAAAGACGAAAACAAAACAGAAGGACAAAACTGTCACGGAACAGCTGGGTGATGCTTCGCCTGATTTGATCGATCTTTACGAAGCATTGAAAGCAACCTGTCTTGGTTTTGGCGACGATGTTCAGGTCAAAACCCTCAAGCTCTACGTGGCATTCAAGAGGCTGAAAAATTTTGTCAGCGTCGAAGTTCGGGCCGGAGCTGGCAGTCTCATCTGCTACATCAAAGTCAATCCTGATTCGATCGATCTGCAAGAAGGCTTTACACGTGATGTTCGAAATATCGGACATTGGGGAACTGGTGATCTGGAAGTCACTATTCGAAGCCACGCGGACCTGGAGAAGGCCCTGCCTTTGATGCAAGCCAGTTATGAGGGGTCGTGA
- a CDS encoding alpha/beta hydrolase-fold protein: MKIGGIVCSLLILVGPLIALGDEDIEISKVQRDQQGFLVHAVESPHQAGRTEIRVLLPDRTEYGKRYPVVYVLPVEPDRENRFGDGLLEVKKHDLHNKHGVLFVAPTFSNLPWYADHPTKSELRQESHFLKVVLPIVEQTYPVSKEPRNRLLLGFSKSGWGAFTLLLRHPDHFGRAAAWDAPLMMTQIGKYGTGDILGAQECFDNYRPDHLIQMNAEKLRGEKRLILTGYGNFREHHQQAHAQLDKLQIPHEYRDGPQRKHDWHSGWVSEAVGLLVSE, translated from the coding sequence ATGAAAATTGGTGGGATTGTCTGCAGCCTGCTCATCCTCGTTGGGCCGCTCATTGCACTGGGCGACGAGGATATCGAAATTTCCAAAGTTCAGCGTGACCAGCAGGGTTTTCTCGTTCACGCTGTTGAGTCTCCCCATCAAGCGGGACGCACCGAGATCAGAGTGCTACTGCCGGATCGAACCGAATACGGCAAGCGATACCCGGTCGTCTACGTTCTGCCGGTCGAGCCAGACCGAGAAAATCGATTTGGCGACGGTCTTCTCGAAGTGAAGAAACACGATCTTCACAACAAGCATGGCGTGCTCTTCGTTGCCCCCACTTTCTCGAACTTGCCCTGGTACGCCGACCACCCCACGAAGTCGGAGCTACGCCAGGAGAGCCATTTCCTGAAGGTCGTCCTCCCGATTGTCGAGCAGACCTATCCGGTGTCGAAAGAGCCGAGGAATCGCTTGTTGCTCGGCTTCAGCAAGTCGGGCTGGGGAGCGTTTACTCTGCTGCTTCGGCATCCTGACCACTTTGGCCGGGCCGCTGCATGGGATGCACCGCTGATGATGACCCAGATCGGAAAATACGGCACCGGCGATATCTTGGGTGCCCAGGAGTGCTTTGACAATTACCGTCCCGACCATCTGATCCAGATGAACGCCGAGAAGTTGCGGGGAGAGAAGCGGCTGATTCTCACTGGGTACGGGAACTTCCGAGAGCATCACCAGCAGGCCCATGCTCAGCTCGACAAATTGCAGATTCCGCACGAATACCGCGACGGTCCGCAGCGGAAGCACGACTGGCACAGCGGTTGGGTGAGCGAGGCCGTCGGGCTTCTGGTTTCTGAATGA
- a CDS encoding ATP-binding protein yields the protein MSFEQIDYRYYLEQNRLKESDRFQPVFEAVENAFNAIEERRRIETGPPGGKIRILIHRDDSQRTIEAGDLKGQSTPPELTGVTIIDNGIGFRDENWQAFKTVYTSHKRRLGGKGVGRLSYLQAFGEATVTSTFAEAGKWKQRRFAITRTPEGVSDDTVEFFADADCETIVVLKHFEQKYRKKAPKHLDAITRSFVQHFFQRFSVDDGISCEITDKWDDREIDLHRFCSEEFMIRKQEQTIQINGHDLSITHSKCKTRVADKHEVMLCANGRVVTQHDVPKGILPTKKKLDSAQGGYFYVAFVNGFVLDSNANPDRLGFALEDVSEDGDLFPDDLPTIQMIVDEVSKAGREFLASDIDPLEAEHRKRIIEYCNKKLPYMPLLTHRIEHLMQIPFGLSEREFDKEVWSIYSDWKGDIRKRFRQMSKTVRENTDQLREFTEGYREIIRDMGQMAVYELAEYVTDRRAVIDFLDASMAQDGDGKFRDEDAIHDIFFPRKQTSNDIAWDESNLWLIDERLAFQQFAASDIPLRTMGLDGSVSKDRPDVAIAYDKMFDATFAFGDKQPPFSSLTLIEFKKPERKDYNEKEHPVAQALRYIREIRESKLIMHSGRRFRIEENSPIHIYVICHIVENLTKYMSGYTYFESPDGQGFTVHMPRENALLQIITFEKLIADAKKRNEVFFRKLGIDGDIELRSADESDEEAA from the coding sequence ATGAGCTTCGAGCAAATCGACTATCGATACTACCTGGAACAGAACAGGCTCAAGGAGAGCGATCGATTCCAGCCAGTTTTTGAAGCCGTCGAAAACGCCTTCAATGCCATCGAAGAACGCAGGCGGATAGAGACCGGTCCACCGGGCGGCAAGATCCGCATTCTAATTCACCGCGATGATTCACAGCGAACTATCGAGGCCGGTGATCTGAAAGGACAATCGACGCCACCGGAACTAACTGGGGTGACGATCATCGACAACGGCATTGGATTTCGCGATGAGAACTGGCAAGCATTTAAGACCGTCTACACCTCACATAAGCGGAGACTTGGCGGCAAAGGTGTTGGGCGTTTGAGCTACCTCCAAGCGTTCGGTGAAGCGACCGTTACGAGCACGTTTGCAGAGGCGGGCAAATGGAAGCAGAGGAGGTTCGCGATCACCCGAACGCCCGAGGGCGTCTCCGATGACACAGTCGAATTTTTCGCTGATGCAGATTGTGAAACCATCGTTGTCCTGAAACACTTCGAGCAAAAGTATAGAAAAAAGGCACCGAAGCACCTCGATGCAATTACCAGAAGCTTTGTTCAACACTTTTTCCAGCGTTTCAGCGTCGATGATGGCATCTCATGTGAAATCACCGACAAATGGGATGATAGGGAAATTGACCTGCATCGTTTTTGCAGCGAGGAGTTCATGATTCGAAAGCAAGAGCAAACGATACAAATCAACGGCCACGACCTTTCAATCACCCACAGCAAGTGCAAAACGCGAGTAGCTGATAAACATGAGGTCATGCTTTGTGCCAATGGTCGTGTCGTGACGCAGCACGACGTTCCAAAGGGAATTCTGCCGACCAAGAAAAAGCTCGACAGTGCCCAAGGCGGATATTTTTACGTGGCGTTTGTCAATGGCTTTGTGCTCGACAGCAATGCAAACCCCGACAGACTTGGATTTGCACTTGAAGACGTCTCGGAGGATGGCGATCTGTTTCCGGACGATCTGCCAACGATCCAGATGATTGTCGATGAGGTTAGTAAAGCGGGACGCGAGTTTCTGGCGAGCGACATCGATCCACTCGAGGCGGAACATCGGAAGCGAATCATCGAATATTGCAATAAAAAACTGCCCTACATGCCGCTGTTGACCCACCGGATTGAACATCTGATGCAGATTCCGTTCGGCCTGTCTGAGCGAGAGTTCGATAAAGAGGTGTGGAGTATCTATAGTGACTGGAAGGGGGATATCCGCAAACGTTTTAGACAAATGTCGAAAACCGTTCGCGAAAACACGGACCAACTAAGGGAGTTCACCGAGGGGTATCGCGAGATCATCCGCGACATGGGGCAAATGGCAGTTTATGAGTTAGCCGAATACGTAACGGATCGCAGGGCGGTCATTGACTTTCTTGATGCAAGCATGGCTCAGGACGGTGACGGAAAATTTCGCGATGAAGATGCGATTCATGACATTTTTTTCCCTCGTAAGCAGACGAGCAACGATATTGCATGGGACGAATCCAATCTTTGGCTAATTGACGAGCGATTAGCGTTTCAGCAGTTTGCTGCATCCGACATTCCGCTTAGGACCATGGGTCTCGACGGATCCGTATCTAAGGACCGACCAGATGTTGCAATCGCCTACGACAAAATGTTCGACGCAACTTTTGCTTTTGGCGACAAGCAACCGCCTTTCTCATCATTGACTTTGATTGAGTTCAAGAAGCCTGAACGCAAAGACTACAACGAAAAAGAGCACCCGGTTGCTCAAGCTTTGCGATACATCCGCGAAATCCGCGAAAGCAAACTCATCATGCATTCTGGCCGCAGGTTTCGGATTGAGGAAAATTCTCCCATCCATATCTACGTGATTTGCCATATTGTTGAAAATCTAACTAAGTACATGTCTGGATACACGTATTTTGAATCGCCGGACGGCCAGGGATTTACTGTGCATATGCCTCGTGAAAATGCACTCTTGCAGATCATTACTTTTGAAAAGCTAATTGCTGATGCAAAGAAGCGAAACGAAGTGTTTTTTCGAAAGCTTGGGATTGATGGCGATATTGAATTGAGGTCTGCCGACGAGTCGGATGAAGAGGCAGCCTAG
- a CDS encoding restriction endonuclease subunit S produces the protein MSNGNLLLEKSGGGDLQPVGFVVLYNHDEPAVCSNFVAKMELAEGMVPSYWRYCHAAAYSVRLNYRSIKQTSGIQNLDQSQYLDERAPFPPEDEQKAISSFLDVETSKIDGLVSEQRRLTQLLAEKRQAVISHAVTKGLNPNAPLKPSGIQWLGDVPQHWEVSRLKHATSRIVDCPHDTPTYNDDGDFLAIRTSDLDDGKLFPEIMKRVDEYEYHHRIRREPVLQNDIVYSREGGRWGHAALVTANDRFCLGQRMMQFRANAKFDARFLMWHLNSKNVYRQGDVDTVGAASPHVNVGTICNYRITKPPTSEQQEISDYLGERLGEFDSLEAEAERAIELLQERRTALISAAVTGKIDVRGFASEEAMA, from the coding sequence TTGTCGAATGGAAATCTGCTCTTGGAAAAGTCAGGCGGTGGTGACTTACAGCCAGTCGGATTCGTCGTGCTCTATAACCACGACGAGCCAGCCGTTTGCTCCAACTTCGTTGCCAAGATGGAACTCGCGGAGGGTATGGTTCCTTCGTATTGGCGATACTGCCACGCAGCGGCGTACTCAGTACGTCTCAACTATCGGTCAATCAAACAAACGTCGGGAATTCAGAACCTCGATCAGTCTCAGTATCTCGATGAGCGAGCACCGTTCCCGCCCGAAGACGAGCAAAAGGCGATCTCGTCGTTCCTCGATGTAGAAACGTCGAAGATCGACGGTTTGGTGTCGGAGCAGCGTCGTTTGACCCAGTTGCTTGCGGAAAAGCGTCAGGCGGTCATCAGTCACGCGGTCACCAAAGGCCTGAACCCCAACGCCCCCCTGAAACCCTCCGGCATCCAATGGCTCGGCGATGTCCCGCAACATTGGGAGGTGTCTCGACTGAAGCACGCGACATCCAGAATCGTGGATTGTCCGCACGACACGCCAACGTACAACGATGACGGTGATTTTCTGGCGATCCGTACTTCTGATCTCGACGATGGCAAATTGTTTCCCGAAATAATGAAGCGAGTCGATGAGTACGAGTACCACCACAGGATTCGTCGAGAGCCAGTTTTGCAAAACGACATTGTCTACAGTCGAGAAGGTGGTCGATGGGGACACGCTGCTCTGGTGACGGCAAATGACAGGTTTTGCCTCGGCCAACGCATGATGCAGTTTCGAGCAAACGCCAAGTTCGACGCTCGCTTTCTAATGTGGCACTTGAATTCCAAGAATGTCTACCGACAGGGTGACGTTGATACCGTTGGTGCGGCATCCCCCCATGTGAATGTCGGGACAATTTGCAACTACCGCATCACCAAGCCGCCAACATCGGAGCAACAAGAGATATCCGACTATCTTGGAGAACGACTTGGTGAGTTTGACTCACTCGAAGCGGAAGCCGAACGAGCCATCGAACTTCTCCAAGAACGCCGCACCGCCCTCATCTCCGCTGCCGTCACCGGCAAGATCGACGTTCGAGGATTTGCATCCGAGGAGGCGATGGCGTGA
- a CDS encoding metallophosphoesterase family protein — translation MLAAGDQISSIWQTCGEEKKDCVKPYADLIDTYPKLFRSIPFLPALGNHDREIRTRGSKPPAEPVCDVEATAFCRFFELPGNEWKWHFDVPQFGVRFVALDFNHISDFGTTWQTCQAFGEDSEQFRWYERLMEKPNPFVVTLYNERNASIRNQAKGKWHDIFRKGTLCITGFGYYAERAKVDGFPYYNTSLSGTGNQYPYPHSKLLAGEDSYVLLTFDREAGTMTVEIKGLDGDVLDRKEFEKR, via the coding sequence TTGCTGGCGGCGGGCGATCAGATCAGCAGCATTTGGCAGACGTGCGGTGAAGAGAAGAAGGACTGCGTGAAGCCGTATGCCGATTTGATCGACACCTACCCGAAGCTCTTTCGCTCGATTCCTTTCCTGCCTGCCTTGGGCAATCACGACCGGGAGATTCGCACCCGTGGCAGCAAGCCTCCCGCCGAGCCGGTCTGTGACGTTGAAGCGACCGCCTTTTGTCGTTTCTTCGAGCTTCCCGGCAATGAATGGAAGTGGCACTTCGACGTGCCGCAGTTCGGCGTGCGGTTCGTCGCACTCGACTTCAACCATATTTCAGATTTCGGGACGACCTGGCAGACCTGCCAGGCCTTCGGCGAGGACTCGGAGCAATTCCGGTGGTACGAGAGACTGATGGAGAAGCCCAACCCCTTCGTCGTGACGCTTTACAACGAGCGGAACGCCAGCATCCGGAATCAGGCAAAAGGGAAATGGCACGACATTTTTCGCAAGGGAACGCTTTGCATTACCGGCTTCGGGTATTATGCCGAGCGGGCAAAGGTCGATGGCTTCCCTTACTACAACACGTCGCTGAGCGGCACGGGGAATCAGTATCCATACCCGCACTCGAAGCTTCTGGCGGGCGAAGACAGCTATGTCCTGCTGACCTTCGACCGGGAGGCGGGAACGATGACGGTCGAAATCAAGGGGCTCGACGGGGACGTACTGGATCGTAAGGAGTTCGAGAAGCGATGA
- a CDS encoding type I restriction-modification system subunit M, producing the protein MSQHNLSSFIWSVADLLRGDYKQSEYGKVILPFTVLRRLDCVLAPTKEAVLKEKQKREDAGINPEPFLLKKSGLLFYNTSPLDIKKLMGDQDNIAENMFSYIDAFSPAVRDIFECFDFHTQVQRLDKANLLYLVTEKFSNIDLHPEVVSNEQMGHVFEELIRKFAELSNETAGEHFTPREVIRLMVNLLFIEDDDALTKPGIVRSLYDPTAGTGGMLSVAEDHLSGQNPDARLVMYGQELNGESYAICKADMLIKGQDISNIIHGNTLSDDGLSGKQFDYMLSNPPFGVEWKKIQKEIKKEHEQDGFNGRFGPGLPRVSDGSLLFLMHLISKMRPTKDGGSRFGIVLNGSPLFTGNAGSGESEIRRYVLENDLLEAIIGLPTDMFYNTGISTYIWIVTNRKPASRKGKVQLIDASAMWQKMRKSLGSKRKELSSDHIDEITRLFGEAKEVWIDEKTGKRVSRKALAAGSSASSNGKPKTPAASALPLTAIPISRIFKTTDFGYQTISVERPLLDDDGNPVLETRGKRKGQPKPDSKLRDSEEVPLGEDVDEYFQREVVPHVPDAWIDHDKTKIGYEIPFNRHFYVFKPPRELDEIDTELKGVTDRIVEMIGELSQ; encoded by the coding sequence ATGAGCCAACACAACCTTTCTTCTTTTATCTGGTCGGTCGCGGATCTGCTGCGGGGTGACTACAAGCAGTCCGAGTACGGGAAGGTCATCCTACCGTTCACGGTGTTGCGTCGATTGGACTGCGTACTGGCTCCGACCAAAGAGGCGGTCCTTAAGGAAAAACAAAAACGCGAGGACGCCGGGATTAACCCCGAGCCGTTCCTGCTGAAGAAGTCCGGCCTGCTGTTCTACAACACGTCGCCACTGGACATCAAAAAGCTGATGGGCGATCAGGACAACATCGCCGAGAACATGTTCTCCTACATCGACGCCTTCTCACCGGCAGTGCGGGACATCTTCGAGTGTTTTGATTTCCACACGCAGGTACAGCGTCTCGACAAAGCCAATCTGCTGTATTTGGTCACCGAAAAGTTCTCCAATATCGATCTGCATCCCGAAGTTGTCAGCAACGAGCAAATGGGGCACGTCTTTGAAGAACTGATCCGCAAGTTTGCCGAACTCTCCAACGAAACCGCCGGAGAACATTTTACTCCACGCGAAGTTATTCGGCTGATGGTCAATCTGCTGTTCATCGAAGACGACGACGCCCTGACCAAGCCCGGCATTGTCCGTTCGCTGTACGATCCGACTGCTGGAACGGGCGGCATGTTATCGGTCGCCGAGGATCATCTGAGCGGTCAGAACCCGGACGCTCGGCTGGTGATGTACGGTCAAGAACTCAATGGCGAGTCCTACGCCATCTGCAAAGCTGACATGCTGATCAAGGGTCAGGATATCAGCAACATCATCCACGGCAACACGTTGTCCGACGATGGTCTATCGGGCAAGCAGTTTGACTACATGCTTTCCAATCCACCGTTTGGCGTCGAATGGAAGAAGATCCAGAAGGAAATCAAAAAGGAGCATGAGCAGGACGGCTTCAACGGTCGCTTCGGCCCCGGCCTGCCGCGAGTCAGCGATGGTTCGCTGCTGTTCCTGATGCATCTGATTTCCAAGATGCGACCGACCAAAGACGGAGGCAGTCGCTTTGGCATCGTCTTGAACGGCTCGCCCCTGTTCACCGGCAACGCAGGCAGCGGGGAAAGCGAGATTCGCCGTTACGTGCTGGAGAACGATTTACTGGAAGCCATCATCGGTTTGCCGACCGACATGTTCTACAACACGGGCATCAGCACTTACATCTGGATCGTGACCAACCGCAAGCCCGCCAGCCGCAAGGGCAAAGTGCAGTTGATCGACGCCAGTGCGATGTGGCAGAAGATGCGGAAAAGTCTCGGCAGCAAACGCAAGGAACTTTCCAGCGACCACATCGACGAGATCACACGTCTGTTCGGGGAAGCCAAAGAAGTTTGGATCGACGAAAAAACCGGCAAGCGCGTGAGCCGCAAGGCGCTAGCCGCGGGTTCTTCAGCATCGTCAAACGGCAAACCCAAAACACCGGCGGCTAGCGCCTTGCCGCTCACAGCCATCCCGATCAGCCGCATATTCAAGACGACCGACTTTGGCTACCAGACGATCTCGGTCGAGCGACCGCTACTTGATGACGACGGCAACCCCGTCCTCGAAACGCGAGGTAAACGGAAAGGCCAGCCCAAGCCCGACTCCAAACTGCGAGACAGCGAAGAGGTTCCGCTGGGCGAAGATGTGGACGAGTATTTCCAGCGAGAAGTCGTGCCGCACGTTCCCGACGCATGGATCGACCACGACAAGACGAAGATCGGCTACGAGATTCCGTTCAACCGCCATTTCTACGTGTTCAAACCGCCGCGTGAGTTGGATGAGATCGACACGGAATTGAAAGGGGTGACGGATCGGATCGTCGAAATGATCGGGGAGCTTTCGCAATGA